Proteins encoded in a region of the Zea mays cultivar B73 chromosome 4, Zm-B73-REFERENCE-NAM-5.0, whole genome shotgun sequence genome:
- the LOC100381812 gene encoding disease resistance protein RPM1 isoform X2, whose protein sequence is MVSPVERVDLPVRSSDLSDPQDFLLGDEQRMEVLEIDWGAIQIDDRWEEEGEQETASESLMYDRLGLLAEDERETTERFAGFIAPFRSGLRFHQHNPMAEAVLLAVTKIGSVLGDEPAKTIINKLSEKIQALRELPRKVDHIRMKLIIMSKVIQQIGTVYLTDELVKSWIGEVRKVAYRVEDVVDKYSYHLLQLEEEGFLKKFFVKGTHYAIVFSEIADEVAEIEEEIQQVIQMKDQWLQPSQLVPHPEQLAEIERQRSQDSFPEFVKDEDLVGIEENRKLLTGWIYSEEQASMVITVSGMGGLGKSTLVTNIYEREKVNFPVHAWIVVSQVYTVESLLRKLLWKIGHMQPPVPREIDKMDVHDLKEEIKRKLQNRKCLIVLDDVWEQEVYFKIHDAFQTLHGSRIIITTRKDHVGAIASFDHHLELQPLCGPDAFELFCRRAFHNKKDHKCPEELKEIAGEIVKRCQGLPLAIVTVGSLLSSRPQINIWNQTYNQLRSELSTNDHVRAILNLSYHDLSGDLRNCFLYCSLFPEDYPMSREALVRLWVAEGFVLSKEKNTPEEVAEGNLMELIHRNMLEVVDYDELGRVSTCKMHDIMRDLALCVAKEEKFGSANDYGELIQVDQKVRRLSLCGWNVKAAAKFKFPCLRTLVAQGIISFSPDMVSSIMSQSNYLTVLELQDSEITEVPAFIGNLFNLRYIGLRRTKVKSLPESIEKLLNLHTLDIKQTQIEKLPRGIVKVKKLRHLLADRFADEKQTEFRYFIGVEAPKGLLNLEELQTLETVQASKDLPEQLKKLMQLRSLWIDNVSGADCDNLFATLSTMPLLSSLLISARDVNETLCLQALAPEFPKLHRLIVRGRWAAETLEYPIFCNHGKHLKYLALSWCQLGEDPLGVLAPHVPNLTYLSMNRVSSASTLVLSAGCFPHLKTLVLKKMPNVEQLEIGHGALPCIQGLYIMSLAQLDKVPQGIESLLSLKKLWLLYLHAEFRTQWLTNGMHQKMQHVPEIRV, encoded by the exons TGAAACTACTGAAAG GTTCGCCGGATTCATCGCCCCATTCCGCTCTGGGCTAAGGTTCCACCAG CACAACCCTATGGCAGAAGCAGTGCTCCTTGCTGTCACTAAGATTGGTTCCGTTCTTGGAGATGAACCTGCCAAGACCATTATAAACAAGCTGTCTGAAAAAATTCAAGCTCTGAGGGAACTCCCACGGAAAGTGGATCACATAAGGATGAAACTAATAATAATGAGCAAAGTTATACAGCAGATTGGCACAGTCTACCTTACAGATGAACTTGTGAAGAGTTGGATTGGGGAGGTCCGGAAGGTGGCTTACCGTGTTGAGGATGTAGTAGACAAATACTCATACCATCTTCTTCAACTGGAGGAAGAAGGGTTTCTGAAGAAATTTTTCGTCAAGGGTACCCATTATGCCATTGTTTTCAGTGAAATTGCTGATGAGGTAGCTGAGATAGAAGAGGAGATTCAGCAAGTTATTCAGATGAAGGATCAGTGGTTGCAGCCATCCCAGCTTGTCCCTCACCCTGAGCAACTCGCTGAAATCGAAAGACAGCGTTCCCAAGACAGTTTCCCAGAATTTGTCAAAGATGAAGATCTAGTAGGAATTGAAGAAAATAGAAAATTGCTGACTGGATGGATTTACTCAGAAGAGCAGGCTAGCATGGTGATAACAGTTTCTGGTATGGGTGGACTGGGAAAATCTACACTGGTTACAAACATTTATGAACGTGAAAAGGTCAACTTCCCGGTACATGCTTGGATTGTTGTGTCACAGGTCTACACAGTCGAGTCTTTGTTGAGAAAGCTACTATGGAAGATTGGGCATATGCAACCACCAGTGCCAAGAGAGATTGACAAAATGGATGTACATGACTTGAAGGAGGAAATAAAGAGAAAGCTCCAGAATAGAAAATGCTTGATTGTGTTGGATGATGTTTGGGAGCAAGAAGTATACTTCAAAATACATGATGCTTTCCAGACACTCCATGGAAGCCGCATCATCATTACAACACGAAAGGACCATGTTGGTGCTATTGCTTCCTTTGACCACCATCTTGAGCTCCAACCGTTGTGTGGGCCTGATGCATTTGAACTTTTCTGTAGAAGGGCTTTTCACAACAAGAAGGACCACAAATGCCCCGAGGAGCTTAAGGAAATTGCTGGTGAAATAGTGAAAAGGTGCCAAGGCCTGCCACTAGCAATTGTTACAGTCGGCAGCTTGCTGTCATCTAGACCACAAATAAACATTTGGAATCAAACATACAACCAGCTTCGGAGTGAGTTGTCAACCAATGATCATGTCCGAGCAATCTTAAATCTAAGCTACCATGATCTATCTGGAGATCTCAGAAACTGCTTCTTGTATTGCAGCTTGTTTCCTGAAGACTACCCCATGTCACGCGAAGCCCTTGTGCGGCTCTGGGTCGCAGAAGGTTTTGTTCTGAGTAAAGAAAAGAATACACCAGAGGAGGTGGCTGAGGGAAATCTCATGGAATTGATCCACCGTAATATGCTTGAAGTTGTAGACTATGATGAGCTTGGCAGGGTTAGCACTTGCAAGATGCATGATATCATGAGGGACCTGGCACTTTGTGTTGCCAAAGAAGAGAAGTTTGGTTCTGCAAACGATTATGGTGAACTGATACAGGTGGACCAGAAGGTTCGTCGCTTGTCGTTATGTGGGTGGAATGTTAAGGCAGCAGCTAAGTTTAAATTTCCATGTCTCCGTACTCTTGTGGCTCAGGGAATAATTTCATTCTCTCCTGACATGGTATCCTCAATTATGTCTCAATCAAATTATTTGACAGTTCTTGAGCTGCAAGATTCTGAGATCACTGAGGTGCCAGCATTTATAGGAAATCTCTTTAACCTACGGTATATTGGGTTAAGGCGCACCAAAGTCAAGTCACTCCCAGAGTCTATTGAGAAGCTCCTCAACCTCCACACTCTGGATATCAAACAAACTCAAATAGAGAAACTACCACGAGGGATTGTTAAGGTCAAGAAGCTAAGGCACCTTTTAGCTGACAGGTTTGCTGATGAGAAGCAGACGGAGTTCAGATATTTCATCGGAGTGGAAGCACCTAAAGGTCTGTTGAACCTGGAAGAACTACAGACTCTTGAAACAGTGCAAGCGAGCAAAGACTTGCCTGAACAGCTGAAGAAACTGATGCAACTCAGAAGCTTATGGATCGACAATGTAAGCGGTGCAGATTGTGATAACCTTTTCGCGACTCTTTCAACCATGCCACTTCTTTCCAGCCTCCTAATCTCCGCAAGAGATGTGAATGAGACACTTTGCCTCCAAGCCCTTGCTCCGGAATTTCCAAAGCTCCACAGGCTAATTGTAAGGGGCCGCTGGGCTGCCGAGACACTGGAATATCCAATATTTTGCAACCATGGGAAACATCTAAAATATTTAGCGCTTAGCTGGTGTCAGCTTGGTGAAGATCCATTGGGGGTCCTTGCTCCGCACGTGCCGAACCTCACCTATTTGAGCATGAACAGGGTCAGTAGTGCAAGCACTTTGGTTCTTTCTGCAGGGTGCTTTCCTCACCTGAAAACACTCGTCCTGAAGAAAATGCCTAACGTCGAGCAGCTGGAGATTGGACATGGTGCTCTTCCATGCATCCAAGGTCTGTACATCATGTCCCTAGCGCAGCTGGATAAGGTCCCTCAAGGCATCGAATCGCTTCTCTCCCTCAAGAAGCTTTGGCTTCTGTACCTGCACGCGGAGTTTAGAACGCAGTGGCTAACGAACGGGATGCACCAGAAGATGCAGCATGTTCCTGAGATTCGTGTCTAG
- the LOC100381812 gene encoding disease resistance protein RPM1 isoform X3, with protein sequence MYDRLGLLAEDERETTERFAGFIAPFRSGLRFHQHNPMAEAVLLAVTKIGSVLGDEPAKTIINKLSEKIQALRELPRKVDHIRMKLIIMSKVIQQIGTVYLTDELVKSWIGEVRKVAYRVEDVVDKYSYHLLQLEEEGFLKKFFVKGTHYAIVFSEIADEVAEIEEEIQQVIQMKDQWLQPSQLVPHPEQLAEIERQRSQDSFPEFVKDEDLVGIEENRKLLTGWIYSEEQASMVITVSGMGGLGKSTLVTNIYEREKVNFPVHAWIVVSQVYTVESLLRKLLWKIGHMQPPVPREIDKMDVHDLKEEIKRKLQNRKCLIVLDDVWEQEVYFKIHDAFQTLHGSRIIITTRKDHVGAIASFDHHLELQPLCGPDAFELFCRRAFHNKKDHKCPEELKEIAGEIVKRCQGLPLAIVTVGSLLSSRPQINIWNQTYNQLRSELSTNDHVRAILNLSYHDLSGDLRNCFLYCSLFPEDYPMSREALVRLWVAEGFVLSKEKNTPEEVAEGNLMELIHRNMLEVVDYDELGRVSTCKMHDIMRDLALCVAKEEKFGSANDYGELIQVDQKVRRLSLCGWNVKAAAKFKFPCLRTLVAQGIISFSPDMVSSIMSQSNYLTVLELQDSEITEVPAFIGNLFNLRYIGLRRTKVKSLPESIEKLLNLHTLDIKQTQIEKLPRGIVKVKKLRHLLADRFADEKQTEFRYFIGVEAPKGLLNLEELQTLETVQASKDLPEQLKKLMQLRSLWIDNVSGADCDNLFATLSTMPLLSSLLISARDVNETLCLQALAPEFPKLHRLIVRGRWAAETLEYPIFCNHGKHLKYLALSWCQLGEDPLGVLAPHVPNLTYLSMNRVSSASTLVLSAGCFPHLKTLVLKKMPNVEQLEIGHGALPCIQGLYIMSLAQLDKVPQGIESLLSLKKLWLLYLHAEFRTQWLTNGMHQKMQHVPEIRV encoded by the exons TGAAACTACTGAAAG GTTCGCCGGATTCATCGCCCCATTCCGCTCTGGGCTAAGGTTCCACCAG CACAACCCTATGGCAGAAGCAGTGCTCCTTGCTGTCACTAAGATTGGTTCCGTTCTTGGAGATGAACCTGCCAAGACCATTATAAACAAGCTGTCTGAAAAAATTCAAGCTCTGAGGGAACTCCCACGGAAAGTGGATCACATAAGGATGAAACTAATAATAATGAGCAAAGTTATACAGCAGATTGGCACAGTCTACCTTACAGATGAACTTGTGAAGAGTTGGATTGGGGAGGTCCGGAAGGTGGCTTACCGTGTTGAGGATGTAGTAGACAAATACTCATACCATCTTCTTCAACTGGAGGAAGAAGGGTTTCTGAAGAAATTTTTCGTCAAGGGTACCCATTATGCCATTGTTTTCAGTGAAATTGCTGATGAGGTAGCTGAGATAGAAGAGGAGATTCAGCAAGTTATTCAGATGAAGGATCAGTGGTTGCAGCCATCCCAGCTTGTCCCTCACCCTGAGCAACTCGCTGAAATCGAAAGACAGCGTTCCCAAGACAGTTTCCCAGAATTTGTCAAAGATGAAGATCTAGTAGGAATTGAAGAAAATAGAAAATTGCTGACTGGATGGATTTACTCAGAAGAGCAGGCTAGCATGGTGATAACAGTTTCTGGTATGGGTGGACTGGGAAAATCTACACTGGTTACAAACATTTATGAACGTGAAAAGGTCAACTTCCCGGTACATGCTTGGATTGTTGTGTCACAGGTCTACACAGTCGAGTCTTTGTTGAGAAAGCTACTATGGAAGATTGGGCATATGCAACCACCAGTGCCAAGAGAGATTGACAAAATGGATGTACATGACTTGAAGGAGGAAATAAAGAGAAAGCTCCAGAATAGAAAATGCTTGATTGTGTTGGATGATGTTTGGGAGCAAGAAGTATACTTCAAAATACATGATGCTTTCCAGACACTCCATGGAAGCCGCATCATCATTACAACACGAAAGGACCATGTTGGTGCTATTGCTTCCTTTGACCACCATCTTGAGCTCCAACCGTTGTGTGGGCCTGATGCATTTGAACTTTTCTGTAGAAGGGCTTTTCACAACAAGAAGGACCACAAATGCCCCGAGGAGCTTAAGGAAATTGCTGGTGAAATAGTGAAAAGGTGCCAAGGCCTGCCACTAGCAATTGTTACAGTCGGCAGCTTGCTGTCATCTAGACCACAAATAAACATTTGGAATCAAACATACAACCAGCTTCGGAGTGAGTTGTCAACCAATGATCATGTCCGAGCAATCTTAAATCTAAGCTACCATGATCTATCTGGAGATCTCAGAAACTGCTTCTTGTATTGCAGCTTGTTTCCTGAAGACTACCCCATGTCACGCGAAGCCCTTGTGCGGCTCTGGGTCGCAGAAGGTTTTGTTCTGAGTAAAGAAAAGAATACACCAGAGGAGGTGGCTGAGGGAAATCTCATGGAATTGATCCACCGTAATATGCTTGAAGTTGTAGACTATGATGAGCTTGGCAGGGTTAGCACTTGCAAGATGCATGATATCATGAGGGACCTGGCACTTTGTGTTGCCAAAGAAGAGAAGTTTGGTTCTGCAAACGATTATGGTGAACTGATACAGGTGGACCAGAAGGTTCGTCGCTTGTCGTTATGTGGGTGGAATGTTAAGGCAGCAGCTAAGTTTAAATTTCCATGTCTCCGTACTCTTGTGGCTCAGGGAATAATTTCATTCTCTCCTGACATGGTATCCTCAATTATGTCTCAATCAAATTATTTGACAGTTCTTGAGCTGCAAGATTCTGAGATCACTGAGGTGCCAGCATTTATAGGAAATCTCTTTAACCTACGGTATATTGGGTTAAGGCGCACCAAAGTCAAGTCACTCCCAGAGTCTATTGAGAAGCTCCTCAACCTCCACACTCTGGATATCAAACAAACTCAAATAGAGAAACTACCACGAGGGATTGTTAAGGTCAAGAAGCTAAGGCACCTTTTAGCTGACAGGTTTGCTGATGAGAAGCAGACGGAGTTCAGATATTTCATCGGAGTGGAAGCACCTAAAGGTCTGTTGAACCTGGAAGAACTACAGACTCTTGAAACAGTGCAAGCGAGCAAAGACTTGCCTGAACAGCTGAAGAAACTGATGCAACTCAGAAGCTTATGGATCGACAATGTAAGCGGTGCAGATTGTGATAACCTTTTCGCGACTCTTTCAACCATGCCACTTCTTTCCAGCCTCCTAATCTCCGCAAGAGATGTGAATGAGACACTTTGCCTCCAAGCCCTTGCTCCGGAATTTCCAAAGCTCCACAGGCTAATTGTAAGGGGCCGCTGGGCTGCCGAGACACTGGAATATCCAATATTTTGCAACCATGGGAAACATCTAAAATATTTAGCGCTTAGCTGGTGTCAGCTTGGTGAAGATCCATTGGGGGTCCTTGCTCCGCACGTGCCGAACCTCACCTATTTGAGCATGAACAGGGTCAGTAGTGCAAGCACTTTGGTTCTTTCTGCAGGGTGCTTTCCTCACCTGAAAACACTCGTCCTGAAGAAAATGCCTAACGTCGAGCAGCTGGAGATTGGACATGGTGCTCTTCCATGCATCCAAGGTCTGTACATCATGTCCCTAGCGCAGCTGGATAAGGTCCCTCAAGGCATCGAATCGCTTCTCTCCCTCAAGAAGCTTTGGCTTCTGTACCTGCACGCGGAGTTTAGAACGCAGTGGCTAACGAACGGGATGCACCAGAAGATGCAGCATGTTCCTGAGATTCGTGTCTAG
- the LOC103654544 gene encoding uncharacterized protein, with protein sequence MATPARGKKRLVVDVDLELDSEVEVASAFSRLSVSVVAKRTGESSTGDGCGFEHSTGKQRTSSKEWTSGNELTCAATSELTAGVNHCSAPRSVSVRVELSSIICSTMFKSNSNFCGFADYPI encoded by the exons ATGGCTACTCCGGCAAGAGGCAAGAAACGGCTCGTCGTCGACGTCGATCTCGAGCTCGACAGTGAGGTCGAAGTGGCCTCCGCCTTCAGCCGACTGTCTGTTTCAGTCGTTGCCAAGCGTACAGGCGAGAGTTCTACAGGCGACGGTTGCGGCTTCGAGCACTCCACCGGCAAGCAGCGCACCTCCAGCAAGGAGTGGACCAGCGGCAATGAACTCACCTGCGCGGCCACATCAG AGCTCACAGCCGGCGTCAATCACTGCTCGGCACCTCGTTCAGTGTCGGTAAGGGTTGAACTAAGTTCAATAATATGCAGTACTATGTTCAAATCCAATAGCAATTTTTGTGGTTTCGCAGATTACCCGATTTGA
- the LOC100381812 gene encoding disease resistance protein RPM1 isoform X4 — protein sequence MAEAVLLAVTKIGSVLGDEPAKTIINKLSEKIQALRELPRKVDHIRMKLIIMSKVIQQIGTVYLTDELVKSWIGEVRKVAYRVEDVVDKYSYHLLQLEEEGFLKKFFVKGTHYAIVFSEIADEVAEIEEEIQQVIQMKDQWLQPSQLVPHPEQLAEIERQRSQDSFPEFVKDEDLVGIEENRKLLTGWIYSEEQASMVITVSGMGGLGKSTLVTNIYEREKVNFPVHAWIVVSQVYTVESLLRKLLWKIGHMQPPVPREIDKMDVHDLKEEIKRKLQNRKCLIVLDDVWEQEVYFKIHDAFQTLHGSRIIITTRKDHVGAIASFDHHLELQPLCGPDAFELFCRRAFHNKKDHKCPEELKEIAGEIVKRCQGLPLAIVTVGSLLSSRPQINIWNQTYNQLRSELSTNDHVRAILNLSYHDLSGDLRNCFLYCSLFPEDYPMSREALVRLWVAEGFVLSKEKNTPEEVAEGNLMELIHRNMLEVVDYDELGRVSTCKMHDIMRDLALCVAKEEKFGSANDYGELIQVDQKVRRLSLCGWNVKAAAKFKFPCLRTLVAQGIISFSPDMVSSIMSQSNYLTVLELQDSEITEVPAFIGNLFNLRYIGLRRTKVKSLPESIEKLLNLHTLDIKQTQIEKLPRGIVKVKKLRHLLADRFADEKQTEFRYFIGVEAPKGLLNLEELQTLETVQASKDLPEQLKKLMQLRSLWIDNVSGADCDNLFATLSTMPLLSSLLISARDVNETLCLQALAPEFPKLHRLIVRGRWAAETLEYPIFCNHGKHLKYLALSWCQLGEDPLGVLAPHVPNLTYLSMNRVSSASTLVLSAGCFPHLKTLVLKKMPNVEQLEIGHGALPCIQGLYIMSLAQLDKVPQGIESLLSLKKLWLLYLHAEFRTQWLTNGMHQKMQHVPEIRV from the coding sequence ATGGCAGAAGCAGTGCTCCTTGCTGTCACTAAGATTGGTTCCGTTCTTGGAGATGAACCTGCCAAGACCATTATAAACAAGCTGTCTGAAAAAATTCAAGCTCTGAGGGAACTCCCACGGAAAGTGGATCACATAAGGATGAAACTAATAATAATGAGCAAAGTTATACAGCAGATTGGCACAGTCTACCTTACAGATGAACTTGTGAAGAGTTGGATTGGGGAGGTCCGGAAGGTGGCTTACCGTGTTGAGGATGTAGTAGACAAATACTCATACCATCTTCTTCAACTGGAGGAAGAAGGGTTTCTGAAGAAATTTTTCGTCAAGGGTACCCATTATGCCATTGTTTTCAGTGAAATTGCTGATGAGGTAGCTGAGATAGAAGAGGAGATTCAGCAAGTTATTCAGATGAAGGATCAGTGGTTGCAGCCATCCCAGCTTGTCCCTCACCCTGAGCAACTCGCTGAAATCGAAAGACAGCGTTCCCAAGACAGTTTCCCAGAATTTGTCAAAGATGAAGATCTAGTAGGAATTGAAGAAAATAGAAAATTGCTGACTGGATGGATTTACTCAGAAGAGCAGGCTAGCATGGTGATAACAGTTTCTGGTATGGGTGGACTGGGAAAATCTACACTGGTTACAAACATTTATGAACGTGAAAAGGTCAACTTCCCGGTACATGCTTGGATTGTTGTGTCACAGGTCTACACAGTCGAGTCTTTGTTGAGAAAGCTACTATGGAAGATTGGGCATATGCAACCACCAGTGCCAAGAGAGATTGACAAAATGGATGTACATGACTTGAAGGAGGAAATAAAGAGAAAGCTCCAGAATAGAAAATGCTTGATTGTGTTGGATGATGTTTGGGAGCAAGAAGTATACTTCAAAATACATGATGCTTTCCAGACACTCCATGGAAGCCGCATCATCATTACAACACGAAAGGACCATGTTGGTGCTATTGCTTCCTTTGACCACCATCTTGAGCTCCAACCGTTGTGTGGGCCTGATGCATTTGAACTTTTCTGTAGAAGGGCTTTTCACAACAAGAAGGACCACAAATGCCCCGAGGAGCTTAAGGAAATTGCTGGTGAAATAGTGAAAAGGTGCCAAGGCCTGCCACTAGCAATTGTTACAGTCGGCAGCTTGCTGTCATCTAGACCACAAATAAACATTTGGAATCAAACATACAACCAGCTTCGGAGTGAGTTGTCAACCAATGATCATGTCCGAGCAATCTTAAATCTAAGCTACCATGATCTATCTGGAGATCTCAGAAACTGCTTCTTGTATTGCAGCTTGTTTCCTGAAGACTACCCCATGTCACGCGAAGCCCTTGTGCGGCTCTGGGTCGCAGAAGGTTTTGTTCTGAGTAAAGAAAAGAATACACCAGAGGAGGTGGCTGAGGGAAATCTCATGGAATTGATCCACCGTAATATGCTTGAAGTTGTAGACTATGATGAGCTTGGCAGGGTTAGCACTTGCAAGATGCATGATATCATGAGGGACCTGGCACTTTGTGTTGCCAAAGAAGAGAAGTTTGGTTCTGCAAACGATTATGGTGAACTGATACAGGTGGACCAGAAGGTTCGTCGCTTGTCGTTATGTGGGTGGAATGTTAAGGCAGCAGCTAAGTTTAAATTTCCATGTCTCCGTACTCTTGTGGCTCAGGGAATAATTTCATTCTCTCCTGACATGGTATCCTCAATTATGTCTCAATCAAATTATTTGACAGTTCTTGAGCTGCAAGATTCTGAGATCACTGAGGTGCCAGCATTTATAGGAAATCTCTTTAACCTACGGTATATTGGGTTAAGGCGCACCAAAGTCAAGTCACTCCCAGAGTCTATTGAGAAGCTCCTCAACCTCCACACTCTGGATATCAAACAAACTCAAATAGAGAAACTACCACGAGGGATTGTTAAGGTCAAGAAGCTAAGGCACCTTTTAGCTGACAGGTTTGCTGATGAGAAGCAGACGGAGTTCAGATATTTCATCGGAGTGGAAGCACCTAAAGGTCTGTTGAACCTGGAAGAACTACAGACTCTTGAAACAGTGCAAGCGAGCAAAGACTTGCCTGAACAGCTGAAGAAACTGATGCAACTCAGAAGCTTATGGATCGACAATGTAAGCGGTGCAGATTGTGATAACCTTTTCGCGACTCTTTCAACCATGCCACTTCTTTCCAGCCTCCTAATCTCCGCAAGAGATGTGAATGAGACACTTTGCCTCCAAGCCCTTGCTCCGGAATTTCCAAAGCTCCACAGGCTAATTGTAAGGGGCCGCTGGGCTGCCGAGACACTGGAATATCCAATATTTTGCAACCATGGGAAACATCTAAAATATTTAGCGCTTAGCTGGTGTCAGCTTGGTGAAGATCCATTGGGGGTCCTTGCTCCGCACGTGCCGAACCTCACCTATTTGAGCATGAACAGGGTCAGTAGTGCAAGCACTTTGGTTCTTTCTGCAGGGTGCTTTCCTCACCTGAAAACACTCGTCCTGAAGAAAATGCCTAACGTCGAGCAGCTGGAGATTGGACATGGTGCTCTTCCATGCATCCAAGGTCTGTACATCATGTCCCTAGCGCAGCTGGATAAGGTCCCTCAAGGCATCGAATCGCTTCTCTCCCTCAAGAAGCTTTGGCTTCTGTACCTGCACGCGGAGTTTAGAACGCAGTGGCTAACGAACGGGATGCACCAGAAGATGCAGCATGTTCCTGAGATTCGTGTCTAG